The Zootoca vivipara chromosome 16, rZooViv1.1, whole genome shotgun sequence genome has a segment encoding these proteins:
- the TRPC4 gene encoding short transient receptor potential channel 4 isoform X2, which produces MWDGGLQDYIHDWWNLMDFVMNSLYLATISLKIVAFSKYSGLLPRQSWDMWHPTLVAEALFAIANIFSSLRLISLFTANSHLGPLQISLGRMLLDILKFLFIYCLVLLAFANGLNQLYFYYETNDANRCKGIRCENQNNAFSTLFETLQSLFWSVFGLINLYVTNVDARHEFTEFVGATMFGTYNVISLVVLLNMLIAMMNNSYQLIADHADIEWKFARTKLWMSYFEEGGTLPTPFNVIPSPKSLWYLVRWLWRQVFRKKIRKKPESFGTIGRRAADNLRRHNQYQEVMRNLVKRYVAAMIRDAKTEEGLTEENFKELKQDISSFRFEVLGLLKGNKLSSLQSSKVSREEPSLPESDEGNENGGDEKIKKRNLSLFDITSMIHPKAVAKSSEAHSHSNGSAMMTRVSSKEKQRRVNCVSDVKKFGFFHRQSKSAEQRTSIYSISEEVSRQQASEECEKAPEMGVKALVVNCELNIRDLHEVGTHNQARNEALDSKVDEKVAASEMKKANLPTPKDSPDNEQDFSSSDSVVKQETIAQDNYLTTRL; this is translated from the exons ATGTGGGATGGTGGCCTGCAGGATTATATTCATGACTGGTGGAACCTGATGGATTTTGTAATGAACTCATTGTACCTGGCAACAATATCTTTAAAAATTGTTGCATTTTCAAAG TACAGTGGGCTGCTCCCAAGACAGAGCTGGGATATGTGGCACCCAACACTGGTGGCTGAGGCACTGTTTGCTATTGCAAACATATTTAGTTCTCTGCGCCTGATCTCCTTATTCACTGCAAATTCTCATCTGGGACCATTGCAGATCTCTCTTGGAAGAATGTTACTGGACATTTTAAAGTTTCTTTTCATCTACTGTCTTGTGCTGCTAGCTTTTGCAAATGGCCTTAACCAGCTATATTTCTATTATGAAACAAATGATGCCAATCGCTGTAAAGGGATTCGGTGTGAAAatcaaaataatgcattttcaaC tttgtttGAAACCCTCCAGTCACTGTTTTGGTCCGTGTTTGGGCTCATCAACCTTTATGTGACCAATGTAGACGCACGGCATGAATTCACTGAGTTTGTTGGGGCCACCATGTTTGGGACCTACAATGTCATCTCTCTGGTCGTCCTTCTCAACATGTTGATAGCTATGATGAACAATTCCTATCAGCTCATTGCT GATCATGCAGACATTGAATGGAAATTTGCTCGAACAAAACTTTGGATGAGTTACTTCGAAGAAGGAGGGACTCTACCTACTCCATTTAATGTCATACCAAGTCCAAAATCTCTCTGGTACCTGGTCAGATGGCTGTGGAGGCAAGTGTTcaggaaaaaaatcagaaagaaacCTGAAAGTTTTGGAACAATTGGG AGGCGTGCAGCTGATAATTTGAGAAGGCATAATCAGTATCAG GAGGTCATGAGAAATCTGGTTAAGAGATACGTGGCTGCAATGATAAGAGATGCTAAAACGGAAGAGGGGTTGACCGAAGAGAATTTTAAG GAGTTAAAGCAAGATATTTCCAGTTTCCGCTTTGAAGTCCTGGGCTTGTTAAAAGGAAACAAACTCTCTAGTTTACAGTCCTCGAAAGTCAGCAGAGAAGAGCCCTCTTTGCCAGAATCTGATGAAGGAAATGAAAATGGAGGAGACGAGAAAATTAAGAAGAGAAACCTGAGCCTTTTTGACATAACTTCAATGATTCACCCCAAAGCGGTGGCAAAGTCCTCTGAAGCACACAGCCACAGCAATGGGTCAGCCATGATGACAAGAGTTTCCTCCAAGGAAAAGCAGAGGAGAGTGAATTGCGTGAGTGATGTCAAGAAGTTTGGGTTCTTTCACAGACAATCCAAAAGTGCTGAGCAAAGGACGAGTATTTACTCGATTTCTGAAGAAGTTTCCCGCCAACAAGCTTCAGAAGAATGTGAGAAAGCTCCCGAAATGGGAGTGAAAGCGTTGGTTGTGAACTGTGAACTCAACATTCGGGATCTCCATGAAGTAGGCACTCATAATCAGGCCAGAAATGAGGCACTGGACTCAAAGGTGGATGAGAAAGTTGCTGCTTCTGAAATGAAGAAGGCTAATTTGCCCACACCAAAGGATTCTCCGGACAATGAGCAGGACTTCAGTAGTAGTGACTCTGTTGTGAAACAAGAAACAATTGCTCAGGACAATTACCTGACAACAAGATTGTGA